The Gemmatimonadaceae bacterium genomic sequence AGCTGAATCTCGTCTATTACGGCACCGCGAACCCCGGCGTGTGGAATCCGGACATGCGCCCCGGCGACAACCTCTTCAGCGCCGGCGTGTTCGCACGCGACCCCAAGACCGGGAACGCCCGGTGGTGGTACCAGTTCACGCCGCACGATTCCTGGGATTACGACGGAGTCAACGAAAACATTCCCGTCGATCTCACGGTCAACGGGCAGGCCCGGAAAGTCGTCGTGCACTTCGATCGCAACGGGTTCGCGTACACCATCGATCGGCAGACCGGCCAGGTGCTCGTCGCCCAACCGTATCAGTCGTTGAACTGGGCCACCGGTGTCGATCCGCAAACGGGGAAGCCGATCCGCGTGCCGTCCAAGGAAACGCACCAGGGCGTGAACACGACGGACATCTGCCCGTCGTCGACCGGCGCGCGCGACCAGCAGCCCGCCGCGTTTTCGCCGCGCACCTCGCTCTTCTACACGCCGAGTACCGACCTCTGTATGGACTACAAAGGACTCAAGGCGAGCTACATCGCGGGCACCCCGTACCTGGGCGCCGACGTGCGGATGTACGCGGGTCCGGGCGGTTGGAACGGCCGCGGTCAGATGATCGCGTGGAACGCGGCGACGGGCAAGAAAGTGTGGGCGATTACTGAGCGCTTTCCGGTCTGGAGCGGCCCGGTGGTCACCGGCAGCGACGTGTTGTTCTACGGCACGATGGACGGATGGTTCAAGGCGGTGAACGCGCGCACCGGCCAGGAGCTGTGGAAGTTCAAGGTGGGGTCGGGCATCGTCGGCAATCCGATGACCTACCAGGGGCCCGACGGCAAGCAATACGTGGCCGTGTACTCGGGCATCGGTGGCTGGTTAGGCGCGATCGCGCTCGGGTTGTCGGCCAGCGATCCGACGGCTGCGTTAGGCGCGACGGGCGCGATGCCCGACCTGCCCAAGTACACGGCGCCGGGCGGCATGCTCTACGTGTTCGCGCTGCCATGATCGCCGCTGCGCTGCGCCTGGCGGCGCCGGCCCTGGTCGCGGCGACCGTCGCGGCGGCGCCCTGGTCCGCGCACCACCCGGCGCGCCCGCGAGCGCTCCGCGTGTGCGCCGACCCGAACAACATGCCGTTCAGCGACAGCGCCGGCCACGGCTTCGAGAACCGCATCGCGTCGCTCGTTGCCCGCGACCTGCACGAGCCCGTCGCCTACACGTGGTGGGCCCAACGGCGCGGCTTCGTGCGCAACACCCTCGGCGCCCAACGCTGCGACGTCGTCATCGGCATCATCGCCGGCGACGAGCAGCTGAGCACCACCACACCGTACTATCGCTCGACGTACGTGTTCGTCACGCGCCGCTCGAGCAACCTGCACCTCGCATCGATGAACGATCCGCGCTTGCGCCGCGTGCGCATCGGCATCCACGTCATCGGCGACGATTACAACAGCCTGCCGCCCGGCGTGGCACTCGCCGGCCGCGGCATCGTGCGCAACGTGGTCGGCTACAGCATCTACGGCAATTATGCCAAGCCCAGTCCGCCGGCGACGCTCATCACAGCGGTGGCGGAGGGCAAG encodes the following:
- a CDS encoding substrate-binding domain-containing protein codes for the protein MIAAALRLAAPALVAATVAAAPWSAHHPARPRALRVCADPNNMPFSDSAGHGFENRIASLVARDLHEPVAYTWWAQRRGFVRNTLGAQRCDVVIGIIAGDEQLSTTTPYYRSTYVFVTRRSSNLHLASMNDPRLRRVRIGIHVIGDDYNSLPPGVALAGRGIVRNVVGYSIYGNYAKPSPPATLITAVAEGKVDVAIAWGPLAGYYAARSRVPLDVSPVGDAMAGHGIPFAYAIAMGVRKGDTTLLRTLQHELDTRRAAIRHILAEYHVPLVTDDGAQARADTDHPAGDTAPHTASGGTRP
- a CDS encoding methanol/ethanol family PQQ-dependent dehydrogenase → MAATGAAPSVSSGALAPDAPPAGSWPLPGRNAQGWRYSPLAQITADNVKNLKVAWTFSTGTARGFEGQPLVVDSTMYVVSPYPNHVFALDLTRTGGPVKWDYLPTTAPASQGEACCDVVNRGMSFADGKVVFNRLDNHTVALDAKTGKVVWDTKLDSLQEGSTMTMAPLIAGNVVLVGNSGAELGVHGWAAGLDLGSGKILWRAYSTGPDSEVKIGPDFKPYYPQYKGKDLGVSTWPPDQWKLGGGTVWGWMTYDPELNLVYYGTANPGVWNPDMRPGDNLFSAGVFARDPKTGNARWWYQFTPHDSWDYDGVNENIPVDLTVNGQARKVVVHFDRNGFAYTIDRQTGQVLVAQPYQSLNWATGVDPQTGKPIRVPSKETHQGVNTTDICPSSTGARDQQPAAFSPRTSLFYTPSTDLCMDYKGLKASYIAGTPYLGADVRMYAGPGGWNGRGQMIAWNAATGKKVWAITERFPVWSGPVVTGSDVLFYGTMDGWFKAVNARTGQELWKFKVGSGIVGNPMTYQGPDGKQYVAVYSGIGGWLGAIALGLSASDPTAALGATGAMPDLPKYTAPGGMLYVFALP